GGTACATGCCCGTGGCCCCCACCGTTCCGCGAAGTCCTTTCCAGTCGTGATGGTCCCATACCAGTTCCCCGTTGTAGGTGGTGAGGTTGAGGTTCATCTGGTTCACGGATAAAGCGGAGTTGCGGTCCAGCTCATCGCGGTAGTTGAACTGCCGCGCGAGCACCAGGTTAAGGCGGCCGGCCTCACCGGTGTTCAGGAAGCTTTTGATCTTGAACAGCTCGTGCTCCACGCGCTGGTAAGGCCTGTCGATTTCGTAGCTGAACCCTTCGGTGTATTCCGGCCGGGGCTTCCCCTGCCTGATCACTTCCTCCAGGTCTCCGCGGTTGCCGATATGGGAACCTTCGAATACGCCGAGGCTGGTATTGAACTGGCTGTAAAAGAGTTCCACGCCATAATCCGGCCGTTTCCATCCGGCGGCTACGGAGAAGTTCAGTTCCTCCACGCCGGTGTTATCCAGCCAGTAGTCCGGCGTACGGGTATTCCCGCCTTTGCGTACGGTGCCTTGCAGGCGCCAGCTGAGGCCCGGCACTTCCGGCACCTGTTGTTCCAGGATGGCGGAGACGGCGCCGAGGCGGTTATTGGAAAAACCGGCAAAGTTCACTTCTCCTCCCAGGCCCGGTGTCACGGGCAATGGTTTGGGTTCCGCCAGCACTACACCGCCGATGGCGTCACCGCCATAACGCAGGGAACCGGCGCCTTTGATCACAATGAGCTTGCTGGCGAGGAAAGGGTCCACTTCCGGGGCATGTTCGCTGCCCCATTGCTGGCCTTCCTGCCGGATACCGTTATTGAGAATAAGGATGCGGTTGCTGTGCAGCCCGTTGATGACAGGTTTGGAAACGTTGGGCCCGGTGGTCATGGTAGTGACGCCGTTCACCCGCTTCAGCGCATCGCCCAGGGTGAGGCCACGGGTTTTATCCAGCTCCCGGCCGCTGAGTGTTTCAACGGGGGCGGTGGTCACTTCCTTGGCGGCATGCCCGGTCACCGCTACTTCCTGCAGCCGCGTGATGCTATGCGGCAGGGCAATGTTGCGGCGCTCATCGCGGATGACCTGCCAGGCGATCTCCACCGGAACGCAGCCGATATGGCTTACGCGGACGGTGTAGTTACCCGGACAAAGCCCTTCCAGCAAATAAGCCCCCGAGGCATCGCTCTGCACGGCCTGCCCGGTTTCCTTTACGGTAATGCTGGCGCCGGACAATACCTGCCGGGTTTCTGTATCTGTAATGGTACCGCTTAAACGAATGGTACATTGTGCACTGGCGGATGCTACGAGCAATAGCTGCAACAACGCCCCTGTCAGCGCGATCTTCCTGATCATCATGATGTAAATGAATAAATTGTATAAGTATCCTGTAACGGGTCAGACGGATACGTATGGCGGTGCGCGCAGGGAAAAGTAATACGGGGGATATTGAAAGCGGAGCGCAGGCAGTTCCTGCAGCAGTGCTTTATAAGCGTGCGGTGTGGAGGGGATGGCGATAAGGGGCGCATCCACATACCCTTCGAGGGTCCAGTTAAGCCAGTCGCAATGCTGATGCTGGGTGGAGAATGCCGGGCCGCCGACGGGCGTTGTCATGCAGGTTTCATCCTGCGTGTCCTCATGCCCGGTAAAATGGTGCAGGTAATCCCTCGGCGTGATGTAAAGACAGAACACGCCGAGCAATAGAACAGCTGTTATTTGTTGTACAAGCTTCTTCACCATTGACCGATATCACGGCAAAGATAGTCAAAAACAGCGAATGCAACTGCGTTGCACACTATTTAAGGTGTTTTTAAGCCGGTTTAGCGCACTTTCAGCATGGTTCTCACCTGTTGAGTGACCCCGTTCTGGAAACGGCAGTAATACACGCCGTTGGGCAGCATCTCGCCATCGAAGGTCACCGTATAGGTGCCTGCGGCATGATCGCTGTCCGCCAGGGTACGCAGGAGACGGCCCATGGTATCGAAGACCTGTATGAGGGTATGCCCGCCGCGGGTGGTGTAGGAAACGACCGTTTTGAGGGTGAAGGGGTTCGGGTAGTTGGTCACCAGGTTGATGCCTTCATCCACTCCCGGAACGTTCGTTATTGTTCCGCAGGCCAGGCCGTTCACCAGCGGAAGGCTCTGATAGTTGTTGAGCATGATGGAGTTGAGGTCCGCCGCGGGTACGCAGAACCATTGTTCCAGCAATGAAGCATATACGGAACGGAAATCGTACTGCATGGGAATATTGTCATTCACGGAGGCGGCGTCCGGCATGGTGGGCGTAGCGCCGAGCACCTGCTGGTTCACATAATCCCCGAAAACGATCATGGGAGCCGAAGCGCCATGGTCGGTACCCATACTGCCGTTGGATTTGATGCGCCGGCCGAATTCGGAGAAGGTCATGCCCACTACCCGCTGTGATTTCTTCAGCCCTTTCAGGTCGTCCATAAAGGCTTTGACGGCGGAGGACACACGGCCCAGCAGGGTAGCATGCGTACCGGTGGTGGTATCGCCGCTTTCGGTCTGGCTGGCATGGGTATCAAAACCGCCGATGCTCACCATGTACAGGCGTGTTTTCAGGCCGCCTGCCACGAGGCGGGCAACGATCTTCAGCTGTTCCGCCAGGTTGTTGTTGGCGGGGTACGGCCCCTGGTTGGTCACGCGCGCGGCGGCTATCTTGATAGCATCCGCGAATTTGTTGGTATGTTGCTGTATAAGGCGGATATATTTCAGCTCTTTCCCTGCGCGGGTATCGGGTACGGGATCTTCCACGCCGTTGAGCAGGTTATAAAAATCCGTTGCGCTGGTCACGGCCATGCCCATATTGGTGGCAGGCCCCTGGAATGCAGGGGAAACGATGGAACCGATCTGGATGGCCAGCGGGTCCGGCATGTCCGCATTCGGATAATTGACGGGATAATTGGGATACTCGTAGTTCAGGTATCTTCCGCCCCAGCCGGTAGGCAGCACCTGGTTGGCATCTGAACCGGTGAGCCAGATATCCGTAGCCCGGAAGTGCGAAAAATTGGGAGATGGATATCCCACGCTGTGCAGCAAGGTCACATGCCCTTCGTTGTACATCTGCTGAATGCCGGTCATGGCGGGATGCAGACCGGTTTTCGCATGCCCGGCAAGCCGCAGCACCCGGCCTTCCGGGATGGCAATGTTGCTGCGCGCGGCCTGGTAGTTGCCGTACTGGTCCAGCGGGATCACCATATTCAGACCGTCATTGCCGCCATTCAGCTGGATCATCACCAGCACATGATCATTGTCCGTAGCCGCACCTTCCAGCGCGGCCAGCAGCGGGGAACTCCCGAATGCCTTCACGGAAAAGCCGTTGATGAAAGAGGGCAGTATGGCAGCCGGTGCAGTATATTTGAGGAAATCTCTACGTTTCATAAATAGGTTTTCAATATGATCAGGCTAAATGATATTCGGAGAGGTTCATGATATATTTATACATTTCCCGCAGATGCGTCAGCACGATGTTCCGGTTCATCATATTCGAAGTATCCGCTTTATAGGCGTTCCAGGCGTTGGTCCAGTAATAATCCTGCTCCTGTCCCTGCAGGAGTATCTGATCTTTGAGAAAAGCCTTTGTATTCTCTGAAACCCCCATCCTGTACAGTATTTCCAGCGAGTCATTCACGAGGGCCACGGGGTCCTGGGGATTATCGAGCTGGTCTGCGAACAGGATCGGGTCGATCTGCAGCGTCTGGCCGTTGCGGGTATAACCGGTAGTGATCATCTGGTCCACCAGCATGTTCCGTTTGGGCAGGGTATCTGTATTGATCCACAGCTCATGGAACTGGGGCGCAAGATAATAGGCGTCCCATCCGGATACGCCGGGAGGATCGCCGATGTTCTGCTGCTGCGTACTGGCAGCGGCCTGCAACGCGCTCCACTGGCCGTATGCGGCCGGATAATCCGCAGCGGTAGCCAGCGGCACACCGAATTCCCTGCAAAGGCCTACGGTAAAATCCACCGGGCTTTTGATGAGGCAGGACATGTTCAGCGGATCATAAAAATGCTCGCTCTTCAGCAAGGCTTCCAGCAGCGGCTTGATCTCGTAATTGCTGCTGCGGAAGATCTCCGCCAGCGGTGTGATCACATTGGCTTCGGCGGCGGCGTCTATTTCGTAGTAAATGAAGAACTGGTAGAATCTGCGGCAGATGAATTTGGCCACTTCCTGCTGCTGGAAGATGATGCCCAGCATATCATCCAGCTCCGTAGTGCCTGCTTCCCCGGTTTTCCCCGTGATCACGCGGTTGGAGAACCAGCTGGAAAACTGCTTGTTCTCGATGTCGTGCATCGTGGGATCGAAGTAGGAAGAGATGTTCACTTTATCGATGCGGTAACCGGTGAGCACTCTTGCCCCGGCACGCACATCTTCTTCGGTGTACAGGGATTCGGGGCCTTTGCCGCAGGTGAACAGCTCCAGCAACTCGCGGGAATAGTTCTCATCCGCTGCGCTTTTTTCGTTCAGGTACCCGTTGAGGTACACCAGCATGGCAGGGTCCAGCGTTACCGCTTTCGTCATCGCCCTGAAGTTGCCCAGTGCGTGACTGCGCAGCATGGCGTTATGCTTGTACATGAAACGGGCATCCTGTATGGTCTGTGTTTCGGTAGCGAAGTGATTATGCCAGAAGAGTACCAGCTTTTCATGCATGGTCCTTTCCTGGTTGAGCATGAGGCCGGTCCACCAGGCCTTATAGGAAGCGCGGCGTTTATCGTTCAGCTCTTCGTCTCCTTCGGGAGCCAGCACCCAGGGCGCTCCGGCCGGTACGCCGGTAGGATCGATATAGGCGCCAACGTTATAATTATTGACAGGAGGAGCGGGATCAACGGAATTGGGTTGCAGCAGTGCATCCACGGCGTCTTCCATCGTCATGCCTTCGAAATGCCTGATATCTGCGGGCGCGGCGCCGAACATGGCGCGTTTCAGCAAATGCACGACCTGCGCCTTGCCCCATTCTCCGGTATATGGGCTGATGCCGGTACGGGTACGGCCATAGTTCACTTTCACCGTTTTCTTGCGGGAAGGGGCTAGTGTTAAGAAGTCTCTACGATCCATTGTGATACGGTTATGACTTTAAGGTTTGTGTCAAGCTGTTACCTGGTTGATATCTTACAACGATAATAACATTACAGGGCATTTCAGGCAAAAGCCGGTTTTCCAGGAAGCAAATTAGTAAAAAGTTTAATTCAATTATATTATTTTATATGAAATGTCGTTGTCGGCGGTTTATCAGGGGGTTAGGCAGGGCTGTTTGAAAAAAAGGGGCGCGTCAGCCTTGCGACGCACCCCAAAATTGCTGATTATCAGAAGTTGACCTCTTAAGCGAGATTTTCGATGACGCCTGCAATGCCCTGTCCACCACCTACGCAGGCGGTGACGATGCCGTACTTCTTCTTCAGGCGCTGCATGTCGTTGAGCAACTGGATGGTGAGTTTGGCGCCGGTGCATCCGAGGGGATGGCCGAGCGCAATGGCTCCGCCGTTGATATTCACGGCTTCCGGGTCCAGCCCCAGTTCGCGGATCACGGCGATGGACTGGGAAGCGAATGCTTCGTTCAGTTCCACCAGGTCGATATCCTTGAGGGACTTTCCGGCGATCTTCAGGGCTTTGGGCACGGCGGCAATGGGACCTACGCCCATGATGCGGGGATGTACGCCCGCGGATACGCAGGATACCAGCCGCCCGATCGGCTGAAGGTTCAGCTCTTTCATCATCCGTTCACTCATCACTACCACAAAGGCGGCGCCATCACTGGTCTGTGAGGAATTACCGGCGGTTACTGATCCTCCGGCGGCAAATACGGGCCGCAATTTGGCCAGCGCTTCGGGAGAGGTGTCTGCCCGCGGCCCTTCATCCGTATCCACGGTGAAGGTGCGCGTATCTTTCTTCCCCTTTTCATTGAGATATACTTCTTCTACCGATATCGGCAGAATACCCTGTTTAAAATATCCTTTGCTGATGGCGTTGATGGCCCGTTGGTGGGACTGGTACGCAAAACTGTCCTGCTCCTCGCGGCTCACTTTAAACTCCTTTGCCACGGCTTCCGCCGTGAGGCCCATGCTGAGGTAATAGTCCGGCGTAACGCTGGTCACATTATAGTTCGGCACGGTTTTCCAGCCGGCTACCGGCACCAGGCTCATGCTTTCCGTACCGCCTGCAATGATGCATTCCGCCTGCCCCGTCCGTATCTTGGCCGTTGCAATGGCAATGGTCTCCAGGCCGGAGGCGCAATACCGGTTAACGGTCATGCCCGGTACATCAATGCCCAATGCGCGCACGGAGATCATCCTCCCGATCTGCAAACCCTGCTCCGCTTCCGGCACGGCATTCCCTACAATAAGGTCATCCACCCGCTGCGGTTCCAGCTGCGGGATGGTCTTCAGCAAACCGGTGATCACATCCACGGCCAGATCATCCGGCCGGTAAAAGCGGAACCCGCCCCTTTTCGATTTCGTTACTGCCGTCCGGTATCCTGCCACTATATAAGCATCCTGCATGGTTCTGTCATTTGGTGTTGATCAAATTTAAGGAATTTCATTACTTCTACCTTATCATAACACAACCAATTGATTTGTAATACACTACAGGGTTTCCGAAGTCCCGTCCGGCAGTCCTTGTTATTTTTCAGCTGATCTGACACCCGTCTACCGGATCATTCAACCTGCACTCGTTATTTTCTAGCTGATCTGACACCCATCTACCGGATCATTCAACCTGCAGTCCTCGTCATTTTTCCCCTGATCCGTTCAACAATTCCAGTATCCCTTCATTCCTGATGATCATCATCCCCTGCCGGTCTTCCGTAATACCCGCCTGCAACCTGTAAGTATATCGCGGATGCACGCCTTCCATGATGGTGGGCATAAAAGCAAACCGGATATTGTCATATTCCTTCAATGCCTCCCCTACTTCTATGATATGGGTGGAAACAATAAACAAACATTCCCTGTAACCGGAAAAACCTTCTGTTACGGCCAGCGTTCCGTCATATGCATCCTTTACATTCGTGCCTTTGAATAACTCGTCAAACATCAACAGCAGCTTTTTCCCGCTGGCAGCTGCCAGCGCGGCCTGTTTTACCCGCACTACCTCCGCGTAAAAATGGCTGTACCCCAGCCCGATATTATCCGCCACATTGATAGAGGAATACAGGCCTTCCCGTACTGAAAATTCCATCTTCGTTGCGGCGACGGGAAAGCCCATATGCGCCAGGTAAAACCCGATGCCTATCGATTTCATCAGCGTGGATTTACCGGCCATATTGGCCCCGGTAAGGAACAGCACATTGGCGCTCTGCTGCATCGTGACATCGTTGCCTACACCATGAGCGAGGCAAGGATGAGAAAGGTTCCTGGCGGAAAGCACATTCGCTTCAGCAGGCAGCGCCACCGCATAACCAAAGTTCTTTTCAGCGGCTACCCCGCTGACAGCGATGTACACATCCGTTTCATAAATGAAGGCCAATACGGCTTCCATTTTCGTCCGGAGCTTTCCCTTGAGCAAATAGTCGTAATACGACAAGGTTTTTACGGGGATGGACCGGTATATGTCCATATCGGCCAGCTGCCCTGCATGGCTGTCTTCCAGGATGCCCTGTATGGCCGCGACATTTGCGGCATAAGGTCCCGGCACATTGCGGAGCGTTCTTGCAAAGGCCCGGCATTTGTTCAGGGTGATGATCGTAGCATGCATCCGCTGGATCATTTCCTTGTACCTTTCATCTCTCGTGAGCGATGCCAGCGATTTTTTGACGAATATACCGGCCAGGGTGAGCGCGGCGCTTTTGCTCCCGCCGGCATCCAGGTACTCGTGCATCAGGGTCACCTGCTGCGCATCAAAGGGAAAAGCAAGCCCCGCCTGCTGAAAAAAATGGAATATCCTGCTGCGGTTGTTGATGTCTTCACTATTGCCCAGCGGGTGGCGGAACATTTTATCGAGCAACTGCTCTCCACCGCGTGTTTTCGTGCGATTAAACAAATGATATACGGAACCCTGACGGAATTTGCCCATCAGGTTCAGTTCATCAAGGGTTTGTTTGTCTATATTAAAACTCATATGCTGATCAGTATTAGCGTATCTTATTCAGTTTTCCCCTTCGTTTATCACCCGTTCGCCGGCTTTGCGTTCTGCCTGTTCGCCCCCGTTTGCATCCCCTCCCGGAGTATGTCCAGTATCCCTTCATTCCTGATGATGATCATGCCGTGCCGGTCGTCCGTAATACCGCGCTCCAGCTTATACGTGTACGTGGGTTTATGGCCGTTCATTTTAGTGGGCATATACAGAAAAGCGATGTTCTGCAGCTGTTGCAGCGCTTCCCCTGCCTCCACAATATGGGAGGAGACGATGAATATGCTGTTGCGCTTTCCGGCAAATCCTTTGATAACGGCTACGGTAGCTTCATGCGCATCTTTTACATTGGTGCCGCGGAACAATTCATCAAAAAGGATGAACAGCGATTTGCCGCTGCTTAATTCGGTGGCCATTTTTTTCACCCTTGTTACTTCCGCATAAAAATGGCTGGCCCCGATACCCAGGTTATCCGGCAGGTTGATGGTGGTGTAGATGCCGTCCATGACCGAAAATTCCATGGCGGTTGCCGCTACGGGAAATCCCATGTGCGCCACATACAAGGCTGAGCTGATGGCGCGGAGGAAAGTGGATTTGCCGGCCATATTGGCGCCGGTCAGAAATATGACGTTGGATGAAGGGTCGATGGAAATGTTATTGCCTACAGGCTGCTCCAGTCCCGGATAGTACACGCCTTCCAGGGTAAGCAGGCACTGCCCTTTATCCAGTGCGCGCGGAAAAACGAACTTTCTTTCGATCGCTGTTTGTGCCACGGACATATATACGTCCAGCGCATAGATGTACTTCAGCAGTTTTCCGATCTTGTTCCTTTCACTATTCCGGAACAATGCATCATAGGCCGTAATGGCCGCATAGGAAGGTTTTTCCTTTTCCGGCAAGCGAAGGACCGGCTCAAATGCGGGATATGACAGGAGATTGACGATGCTGTTGTACTCCGTTGAATAAGGCGCTATTTTCCCCAGATCACTGTTCTCCATAAACGCCTTTGTTATCCTGACAAGGTCAATTATCCCGGTAACGCCGTTCTGTATTTCCTTTTCGCCCAATGCTGACCGGCTGTTTGTTGTGCCGGTGGCATCCGTACCATTCAACAGGTATTTCTCCACCACATCAAATAATGACCCGTTGTATGGAAAAGGAATATTCAGCCGGGCAAAGTTGGCTATGATGCTGCTGCGCCGGTTAATTTCTTCCTTGTCTGACAATGGGTTGCGGAACATTTCTTCCAGCAGGGACTCGCCGCCGCGGGTATGGGTGCGGTTGTAGATATCATAAATGCTGCTGGTGTCATGCCTGCCAAAAATCCCTAAATCGCCAATGGTCTGTTCATCTGTATGCAAAGCCATCTTGTCGTTTTTTTAAGTAAGCCCCCGCCGGGGGATAAACCAATATACTACCCTGAACGCTTTAACGCAGCGCCTGCTTATTTTCTTTTTCTCCTGATGAGCAATATCGTCCCCAACAAGAGAATGATGCCCGGCAGTACCCATACGTAAATGATCTTCAGCACAGCTGCGAATTTCCCTCCTATCAGCAGCAGGTTGTCTTTGGCCGGCGCCCGGGGCGTGTAAATAGGAAATCTGTTCTCATCCAGCCAGCTGTAGATAGAGGTGGTAAAATAGGAATTATACCTTCTCAGGTTGCTGGCAAAATCCGCATCGCTGCAAACCACGATGCGCTGTTCTTTCCCGGCTATCTTCCGGGTCAGTTGTATAGCGGTAGGAAAGCTGGCTTTTATGTCACCCTCCTGCGGGCTGAATACCGGGGCGGTGGAATCGACGACCAGCGCACCCATTTTCAACCAGGTCCTTTGTTCCAGCGTATGCGCCAGTTGCTGCACCGCAAATCCGCTGTCGGTCGTATAGGCAATGCCGGTAACGCCGGGCATCAGCATAGCCAGTGTGTCTCTTCCGAAAAAGTTCAGCGTGGGGTCCGCTTCCTTTTCTTTCCGCAGGTTCCTTATTGCCAGCAGCATATTGTCATCGGACAGGTTGATGCCGGTTTCGGTCACAATAGGCGATACCATGTGCGGCATCTCGTTCTCGCTGACCTGTACAATGTTACCCGGCAGCAGCCGGACTCCCAGCGGTTTCAGCACAGGATTCAGCACCGCCTGTTTTTGGGGCTCTCCCATGATGAACATATTGCCGCCCTTGTCTATATACTTCCTGATCTTGTCCAGCGCAACGGGACTCAGCTCCCTTTTGGGATCGGCCAGCACCAGGATCGAAACGTCTGCCGGAATATCATGATCGTCCAGCGAAACCGTATCGATATTAAACCCGCTGTTGATCAGCGAATGCCGGTTGGTTTTATCCGATGTCATGAATTCATACTCCCTTTCTCCGGATTTATAAGCAGATCGCTCTAGGTTGCCGGTGACATATACTGCTTTGGGCAGATCTGCCTGCAGCAACCGTTTGAACGAGGCGGACACATTCGTTTCGTTCGGCCAGAATTCCGTATCCGGGAAAGTCCGCAGAAACTCCATACGCCCTTTGTATTTGAGCAGCATGATCGTTTTCAGGTTTTCAGGCTTCAGGTCAATTACTTTCCGCATTTCCTCCGGAGACATAAAATCCGCTATATCCACGCCGTACAGGTCGGCTATCCTTTCGGCGATCTCTTTGGTGGTCTTGTTCGGGAATCTTTGATGCAGGGACGGGCCCATCAGCTTTTCATCATAATCATAATAATATTTGTAGCTGAATTTGATATCAGGTTTGAAGCGCACGTATTTTTCCCACAGATAGTTCAGGTACACATTCCGTTGCTCGGGGAGCGCATTTGTGGCAGCGGTCTCCAGGAGATTTGCGCACAACACCACTTCCAGCGGCTCATCCCGCCCCAGCTCTTTGATGACCGCTTGTATGCGTGGATGTATGGTATTCGCGTCATTGGAAGTAGCGTCCCAGTACAGGGTGTAACGCGGCCGTGAGCTGACATACCCGATGGCCAGTGCTATAGCCAGCACGGTGAGATATTGGGACGCTCTGACATACCAGCGTTTCGACTCCCGTCCGGACCGGAGCTTGATCAGCGTAAAGCTCACGAACATACCGATCACCACCAGGAAGTATATGATATCCTTTGTTGTGATCAGCCCCAGCAACATCTTATCCGTCCGGCCCATCAGGGAAAGGAACCAGGTCAGGTCGCGGATAAAATCATATTTCTGCCAAAGCCCGCTGATATACGTGAGCACCAGGATGATCGAAAAAGTACTGATGGCGGACACGATCTGGTAAGTGGTAAGACTGCTCATGAAAAGCCCGATGGCCGAGTAAGCGCATATCAGCAGGAAGAACCCGAGGGTAGCGGAAAGCAGCACCCCGTATTCGATATTATTGGTGATAAAAGCCGCGGTGACCATGAAAATACCCACAATACATAACAGCAGCAGGTTATACATGATCACGGCCAGGTATTTTCCCAAAACGATCTGCCGGATGGTAACGGGTGAAGAGTATAACAGCTTGATGGTGCCGTTGTTGATCTCCCTGCTGACGATCCCCATCGTGAGCAGCGGAACGAACAGGTACAAATTCCGCAGTATGTGCGAGAACAGGGCACCGGGATCAGTGAACAATATGCGGGTGAAGGAGTTCTGTCCTCCCCAGTTCCTGAAATTGGGATCGCTCTCCCTGAATATGTCCTGTGCATGGGCAATGGGATACAGGAGGCTGGAATACACGATGGCGCATTGCACCAGGAATACGATCATTAAAAACCAGGCAACCGGGGAGTAAAAAAGATTGCGCAGTTCATTCTTTGTTATCTTGAAGATGATGTTCATGTAGAAAAATTTGAAATCAAAAATGCGGTCAATTCGCGCGGCCTTATGAATTGGAGGAAAGCTGTTTGAAGGTGTCGTCCAGCAGCCTTTTTTCAAGGCTCAGCTCTCTCAGGCGCCAGTTGTGCTGTACGCTGGCAGCCACCAGCCGTTCGGATATTCCCAGGTCGCCGTCAAAATCAACCCGCAGTTCTTTCTGGCTTAAAAATGTTACCCCTGTAACGCCCTGCATACCCAGCAGCGCTTCTTTGGAAGGCGGGTTTTCCATCTTCAGGATAATGCTCTGCGGCTGCAGGTAATTGTCAAAAGCATCCATGGTGTCTGCAAATACGATCCTCCCGGATGCGATCATGATGATGTCCTTGCAAAGCAGGTTAATTTCTGAAAGGATGTGTGAGGAGAGCAG
This genomic stretch from Chitinophaga sp. XS-30 harbors:
- a CDS encoding TonB-dependent receptor encodes the protein MMIRKIALTGALLQLLLVASASAQCTIRLSGTITDTETRQVLSGASITVKETGQAVQSDASGAYLLEGLCPGNYTVRVSHIGCVPVEIAWQVIRDERRNIALPHSITRLQEVAVTGHAAKEVTTAPVETLSGRELDKTRGLTLGDALKRVNGVTTMTTGPNVSKPVINGLHSNRILILNNGIRQEGQQWGSEHAPEVDPFLASKLIVIKGAGSLRYGGDAIGGVVLAEPKPLPVTPGLGGEVNFAGFSNNRLGAVSAILEQQVPEVPGLSWRLQGTVRKGGNTRTPDYWLDNTGVEELNFSVAAGWKRPDYGVELFYSQFNTSLGVFEGSHIGNRGDLEEVIRQGKPRPEYTEGFSYEIDRPYQRVEHELFKIKSFLNTGEAGRLNLVLARQFNYRDELDRNSALSVNQMNLNLTTYNGELVWDHHDWKGLRGTVGATGMYQDNSYQRRLFVPNYESLQWGAFWTEKWESSDNKWLLEGGIRYDNKRFYNLGDNLGEKSFPEQDFSSFSGSLGAQYRILDHFHVSLNAARAWRAAAVNELYATGLHHGAAVYVDGDPYLDPEIASKFNLSLHYDIGEKLEADVNLYYNYIRNFIFQQPTDSIVVTIRGAFPYTYFRQSDVSMKGMDAQLRWHFLPKWQLSTKASILRAWNETDNDWLIAMPSDRFEHELSFFPGNTKRLKENYISLSVSNVLEQTRTPANLTDKSDPRGQDLMAPPAGYTLLNLEAGSTLQLGGQPLSVIIGAGNLLNARYRDYMNFFRYFADEPGTNVYLKLKLPLQFRKNKS
- a CDS encoding DUF1501 domain-containing protein, with the translated sequence MKRRDFLKYTAPAAILPSFINGFSVKAFGSSPLLAALEGAATDNDHVLVMIQLNGGNDGLNMVIPLDQYGNYQAARSNIAIPEGRVLRLAGHAKTGLHPAMTGIQQMYNEGHVTLLHSVGYPSPNFSHFRATDIWLTGSDANQVLPTGWGGRYLNYEYPNYPVNYPNADMPDPLAIQIGSIVSPAFQGPATNMGMAVTSATDFYNLLNGVEDPVPDTRAGKELKYIRLIQQHTNKFADAIKIAAARVTNQGPYPANNNLAEQLKIVARLVAGGLKTRLYMVSIGGFDTHASQTESGDTTTGTHATLLGRVSSAVKAFMDDLKGLKKSQRVVGMTFSEFGRRIKSNGSMGTDHGASAPMIVFGDYVNQQVLGATPTMPDAASVNDNIPMQYDFRSVYASLLEQWFCVPAADLNSIMLNNYQSLPLVNGLACGTITNVPGVDEGINLVTNYPNPFTLKTVVSYTTRGGHTLIQVFDTMGRLLRTLADSDHAAGTYTVTFDGEMLPNGVYYCRFQNGVTQQVRTMLKVR
- a CDS encoding DUF1800 family protein, which produces MDRRDFLTLAPSRKKTVKVNYGRTRTGISPYTGEWGKAQVVHLLKRAMFGAAPADIRHFEGMTMEDAVDALLQPNSVDPAPPVNNYNVGAYIDPTGVPAGAPWVLAPEGDEELNDKRRASYKAWWTGLMLNQERTMHEKLVLFWHNHFATETQTIQDARFMYKHNAMLRSHALGNFRAMTKAVTLDPAMLVYLNGYLNEKSAADENYSRELLELFTCGKGPESLYTEEDVRAGARVLTGYRIDKVNISSYFDPTMHDIENKQFSSWFSNRVITGKTGEAGTTELDDMLGIIFQQQEVAKFICRRFYQFFIYYEIDAAAEANVITPLAEIFRSSNYEIKPLLEALLKSEHFYDPLNMSCLIKSPVDFTVGLCREFGVPLATAADYPAAYGQWSALQAAASTQQQNIGDPPGVSGWDAYYLAPQFHELWINTDTLPKRNMLVDQMITTGYTRNGQTLQIDPILFADQLDNPQDPVALVNDSLEILYRMGVSENTKAFLKDQILLQGQEQDYYWTNAWNAYKADTSNMMNRNIVLTHLREMYKYIMNLSEYHLA
- a CDS encoding acetyl-CoA C-acyltransferase, with translation MQDAYIVAGYRTAVTKSKRGGFRFYRPDDLAVDVITGLLKTIPQLEPQRVDDLIVGNAVPEAEQGLQIGRMISVRALGIDVPGMTVNRYCASGLETIAIATAKIRTGQAECIIAGGTESMSLVPVAGWKTVPNYNVTSVTPDYYLSMGLTAEAVAKEFKVSREEQDSFAYQSHQRAINAISKGYFKQGILPISVEEVYLNEKGKKDTRTFTVDTDEGPRADTSPEALAKLRPVFAAGGSVTAGNSSQTSDGAAFVVVMSERMMKELNLQPIGRLVSCVSAGVHPRIMGVGPIAAVPKALKIAGKSLKDIDLVELNEAFASQSIAVIRELGLDPEAVNINGGAIALGHPLGCTGAKLTIQLLNDMQRLKKKYGIVTACVGGGQGIAGVIENLA
- a CDS encoding DNA mismatch repair protein, producing the protein MSFNIDKQTLDELNLMGKFRQGSVYHLFNRTKTRGGEQLLDKMFRHPLGNSEDINNRSRIFHFFQQAGLAFPFDAQQVTLMHEYLDAGGSKSAALTLAGIFVKKSLASLTRDERYKEMIQRMHATIITLNKCRAFARTLRNVPGPYAANVAAIQGILEDSHAGQLADMDIYRSIPVKTLSYYDYLLKGKLRTKMEAVLAFIYETDVYIAVSGVAAEKNFGYAVALPAEANVLSARNLSHPCLAHGVGNDVTMQQSANVLFLTGANMAGKSTLMKSIGIGFYLAHMGFPVAATKMEFSVREGLYSSINVADNIGLGYSHFYAEVVRVKQAALAAASGKKLLLMFDELFKGTNVKDAYDGTLAVTEGFSGYRECLFIVSTHIIEVGEALKEYDNIRFAFMPTIMEGVHPRYTYRLQAGITEDRQGMMIIRNEGILELLNGSGEK
- a CDS encoding DNA mismatch repair protein, with product MALHTDEQTIGDLGIFGRHDTSSIYDIYNRTHTRGGESLLEEMFRNPLSDKEEINRRSSIIANFARLNIPFPYNGSLFDVVEKYLLNGTDATGTTNSRSALGEKEIQNGVTGIIDLVRITKAFMENSDLGKIAPYSTEYNSIVNLLSYPAFEPVLRLPEKEKPSYAAITAYDALFRNSERNKIGKLLKYIYALDVYMSVAQTAIERKFVFPRALDKGQCLLTLEGVYYPGLEQPVGNNISIDPSSNVIFLTGANMAGKSTFLRAISSALYVAHMGFPVAATAMEFSVMDGIYTTINLPDNLGIGASHFYAEVTRVKKMATELSSGKSLFILFDELFRGTNVKDAHEATVAVIKGFAGKRNSIFIVSSHIVEAGEALQQLQNIAFLYMPTKMNGHKPTYTYKLERGITDDRHGMIIIRNEGILDILREGMQTGANRQNAKPANG